DNA sequence from the Drosophila sechellia strain sech25 chromosome 3L, ASM438219v1, whole genome shotgun sequence genome:
TTCTTAAAACTAATGGGCGGAGTTTCGCTTACCTTTCTATGGGTCACTTAATTAAGGCACTAGCTTAGCCGAAGTTTATGCAATTCAATGATCTCTATGGTTAGTCGCAGGTCAGTCGTTTCAGGTATGTTTAtaacaacaatttgttttcagGCACTACGAACTACACCATAATAGTTTTATCTAATTAAGGCACGAGTGTAATATTTCGATGCTAGTTCCGACTAGCCTGCGActttttctaaaaaaaaaacgtacaaTTGCGGAGGGGTATGCTGTTGTGTCTGGGCGTTAATTGAGCGAAAATTGATATGCAAATACTGCAGAATACTCTACATGAACATGAGTCATCTGTTTGAGCGTCTTCGTTTGATGTGCTTGGTTCTGGTTTTCATTCGGAAAAACATTCAGTCTTCTTTTGGAACTGATCTGGTCGATTGGATGGATGATTATAAGTACCAAAAACTGAAAGCTTGTGACTCGGTGCGGCCGTCAATTGcataaactttttaaattaaaaactacgAGTACAGTCGAACTTCTCTGaactaaaattaatttgtttatgtATGTTAGTGAGAAGCGATGAATATATggcgaaaaatattttttatccaAAATAACTTTGGTCgttaaaaattttcaaatataacTTTTTAGTTTCTCGCTTATTTTCAGCGGTTGAAGAATTCTTTAAACCATTTAAACCAACATAAACCGACATGAACACTTTAACAATTGCCTATGCACATGGATACCATTACAGTaagtaaaaaacaaaacattaaaCAACATTAAAAACGTGCGCTTTCAGAAACTGTAAGTTAGAATGTTTCGCCTTAGAGAAGTTCGACTGTAATGTTTAGGGTGAGAATTCTTTGAGGGGACggaatgtttttgttttgttttcctctTGGTTGGCTTGTGTTTTCCTTGGTGCAAGCGTGCCAGCTGCCACGACTAAAAGAAACAATGCAAGAAGGTTAAGCGACCGACCCTGACTTGGATATAGTCAAGTACTTACCGTCGACTATCCGCGCACCAGCTCAAATCGCGTCTGAGATTCCTTGAACTGAATTCTCTTCTTGTGCTGCACGTGGGCTTCACTGAGGAACAAAGTAGACGCCACCAGGGTTAACACAGTACCCACACATGCCAGGATAAAGGACCAGCCAAACCAATTGTTCGCATGCTCCGGCATCCAGCCATTCCGGTTGCCAAATCCAGCGAATACGATCACTGCAATGGCCGCACTTACTCCAGCACCGAGAAGCACATATCCCAAAGATTTAATGAGCGTAATAAAGTGCTTTTGATCCGGACCAGCGCACAGGATGAAGACCAGTACTCCGATGGCTGAGACCAACATCCCGATGAAGGCCAAAGTGTAGAAGAACTGAGTAGCTATCATGAAGGCGGGCAACAGAAATCCACGGATCTCATCGTAGCCCGTGGTAAATGGGTCATACACCCAACGGCAGCCCACGAAGAACCTCCGCTGGCTGTCGTCGTTCACGTCCGGCAGCGACCGGAAGCAGTGCACCCACAGTCCCAGGCGATCCAGCTTGGCACCCGTGATGCGGTAATCACTGACCAACCAACTGGGCGTTGCAAATGCAATCACGATGAAGGCAAAGGCGAACACGAAGACGCCAACGCCACAACTTCCGGATAGTGTGCGCCTCTTCATGTTCACTGTGTGGCTGTTTTGGGTGTGACTGGTGGGCAGGTGCTCGTGGGAATCCTCGCGTGCGAAGTGGGATGGTTTTTGCATCCTTTGAGTGGGAAATTCTATTGGAATTTCGCTGGATTCCTGCGGAAAtgtttgtttggtttgctGTTTGGGTGTGGACTGCAGTGTGACCGCCCTGGTAACACAGCAAAAAACCACAGGGCCACAAAACAAATACCAAATGAAACGGCgccaataaatacaaaaaaaaaaaaataatttaaattgttaattttttaaattaagaaataaatgttttttaacGTTAGTTAATTTTTTCCAGATGTTGAACATACTTctaaaatcaaataattttttttaatagaatataacatattttggTTATATTGTCGATAAAAACTTATATTTAAAAGGCCCAACCGTTGTAAATGCTAATGTGCGTCGTTTCGTTTTGGAAGACATGCTCTCCTCAATCATTACCCTAATTAAGGGCAGCCACAGCCTTGTGGGCGGCATCATCCAAGTCAGTGGCGGTCTGAATGGGCAGGCCCGAATTCTTTAGGATCTCGCGAGCCTGATTCACATTGGTGCCCTCCAGTCGCACGACCAGTGGAACATTCAGTTGCAGCTTCTTGGAAGCAGCCACAATGCCATTGGCAATGGTGGCACAATTGACAATGCCGCCAAAGACATTGACCAGGATTCCCTTGACTTTCGGGTCAGCAGTGAGGATCTCGAAAGCTTTGGCCACCTGATCCTCCTTGACGCCACCGCCGACATCGAGGAAATTGGCAGGCTCGCCTCCATTCAGTTTGATGATGTCCATGGTGGCCATAGCCAGGCCAGCACCATTTACCAAGCAGCCAATATTGCCATCCATGGCGACGTAGTTCAGATTGTACTTGGCCGCCTCCACTTCCCGGGGATCGGATTCCTCCTCGGTGACGTCCATGGAGAAAATATCCTTCTGACGGAACTGAGCATTGTCGTCAAAGTTGAGCTTGGCATCAACGGAGATGACTTCTCCCTTATCCGTCTCCGCCAGCGGGTTGATCTCAATCTGTACGGCATCCACAGCTTTGAAGAGAGTATAGAGTTTCTGAATTTCCTCGGCACAACGCTTCACAGAGTCTCCCTTGAACTCCAAGAACTTGGCCACCTCCAAGAGCGTCGACTCCGGAATGGGCTTGTCAATGTCTAGCGGAACAGTCTTAATTTTGTCAGGCGTTTCCTCGGCCACCGCCTCGATATCCATGCCACCGGCAGGCGAGGCAATCAACACGGGCCCATTGTGCTCGCGGTCCAGCAAGATGCAGAGATAGGTCTCGCGGGTAATGTTGATACTGCGTGCAACCATAACCTTGTTGACCAGAATTCC
Encoded proteins:
- the LOC6610884 gene encoding uncharacterized protein LOC6610884 is translated as MQKPSHFAREDSHEHLPTSHTQNSHTVNMKRRTLSGSCGVGVFVFAFAFIVIAFATPSWLVSDYRITGAKLDRLGLWVHCFRSLPDVNDDSQRRFFVGCRWVYDPFTTGYDEIRGFLLPAFMIATQFFYTLAFIGMLVSAIGVLVFILCAGPDQKHFITLIKSLGYVLLGAGVSAAIAVIVFAGFGNRNGWMPEHANNWFGWSFILACVGTVLTLVASTLFLSEAHVQHKKRIQFKESQTRFELVRG
- the LOC6610885 gene encoding succinate--CoA ligase [GDP-forming] subunit beta, mitochondrial — translated: MSFLLRAVTTARHIVHKVPVRNLNLLEFQSKDILQKYGVAIQQFKVLDNSKADAEVVKTFECPEYVVKAQILAGGRGKGTFDNGFKGGVHITTNKSEVLSLTQQMIGNRLITKQTPKSGILVNKVMVARSINITRETYLCILLDREHNGPVLIASPAGGMDIEAVAEETPDKIKTVPLDIDKPIPESTLLEVAKFLEFKGDSVKRCAEEIQKLYTLFKAVDAVQIEINPLAETDKGEVISVDAKLNFDDNAQFRQKDIFSMDVTEEESDPREVEAAKYNLNYVAMDGNIGCLVNGAGLAMATMDIIKLNGGEPANFLDVGGGVKEDQVAKAFEILTADPKVKGILVNVFGGIVNCATIANGIVAASKKLQLNVPLVVRLEGTNVNQAREILKNSGLPIQTATDLDDAAHKAVAALN